The following coding sequences are from one Anguilla rostrata isolate EN2019 chromosome 16, ASM1855537v3, whole genome shotgun sequence window:
- the radx gene encoding RPA-related protein RADX, whose protein sequence is MMTEDTLLSDHTPAGFPQNSLIHSAFQQLISARTSRLKLDNVGFIAVIAVQRYLAEQERTKDKFVDSYCYDLTVTDGIVQAKCHLASDLNHLVHKNIIRSGIDVQITQCSFVYNERRLGHGSVCIEKIEFGNVCEDSRILRSIKDPAALPIWSKEGDESVLAIQNDVPLQTRRKYYLSLWNNEDPHGRLWIPDMPPTDVVLNVSKMFLLCDLDSVYGSSHQCRPLLVRIMNKSRLRFYGKVDTKIDIPFQAYFEVADQSGSMSMVLWNALCPEWYQRLNVGTVLYLQNYTLKQSYQKRTRPFLANPQMRNFTSLEIGLNPRNPEAVIDVIPPKSVKLQWGLPEVPYHFISRSELDNCPSNSTCDVIGLVSFVGRCERIRNKGNTVPEKYWTYRWVHAIDGTSDCPFVLEIFASSQPEIFSGIYPMTYLVCTQMRVCRPTGSTVVYLTSSTETQIFTTGYHKGQPYVRSPAVKAFIQWTKTLKESEVLKKTVIGGHYCFPPAPPVFTQDITDGSAEVPVVPAGKLQEELESLQYREHKRVAIQGQITAVQYVPWPEEEQASLQPPEQVAPESADVSRSLPPEDHGIGTATEIPAGSGTQPADAVPSPRKRKRNQRAKRELRRRYATRSVVLRESESGQNRTEEELLEEERQDSEPEEEEEEEEEEEARGEEDQASGHERQNTTGALLSTDTQAQLVDDRPSALWESSAWTLLRADLQEHLRFGGLEPESIPRRFSYEDREYLLHKTGLHPAKWTVDDFHPNQDLNRYPPVAYKGHFRITILGINQQAAIDALFVPVLSPEDPRSVGLPRDPHDNTLVSCLSTGSVSPIGRPADGGQPALPDSGDVIRTAAELEGMHAVCILDFCHLGGQKVEVFLNKMYKMTDVALV, encoded by the exons ATGATGACTGAAGACACATTACTCTCTGATCATACTCCTGCTGGTTTTCCCCAGAACTCGCTTATACATTCTGCCTTTCAACAACTAATTTCTGCCAGAACCAGTCGACTGAAACTCGACAACGTTGGATTTATTGCAGTAATTGCAGTGCAAAGGTATCTGGCGGAACAAGAAAGAACCAAAGACAAATTTGTGGACAGCTATTGCTACGACTTGACCGTTACTGACGGCATCGTGCAAGCTAAATGTCATCTCGCAAGTGATCTTAATCATCTggtacacaaaaatataattcGCAGTGGCATTGATGTACAAATAACACAGTGCTCGTTTGTGTACAACGAGAGGAGATTGGGTCATGGTTCGGTTTGCATTGAGAAAATAGAGTTCGGCAACGTTTGTGAAGACTCTCGCATTCTTCGCTCCATAAAAGACCCAGCTGCTTTACCCATCTGGTCAAAAGAAGGCGACGAGAGTGTGTTAGCCATACAAAATGACGTTCCACTCCAGACCCGTCGGAAATATTACTTGTCATTGTGGAATAATGAGGATCCACACGGTAGATTATGGATCCCGGACATGCCTCCAACGGACGTGGTTTTGAATG TGTCAAAGATGTTTCTGCTGTGTGATCTAGACTCCGTCTACGGTAGCTCCCACCAATGTCGGCCTCTTCTTGttagaataatgaataaatcacGGCTGAGGTTCTACGGAAAGGTGGACACAAAGATTGACATCCCATTTCAG GCCTACTTTGAGGTTGCTGATCAGAGTGGCTCCATGTCCATGGTCCTATGGAATGCCCTGTGTCCTGAGTGGTATCAGAGACTCAATGTGGGAACAGTTCTCTACCTTCAGAACTACACGCTCAAGCAAAGCTATCAGAAGAGAACTCGGCCCTTTCTGGCAAACCCACAGATGAGGAACTTCACCTCTCTAG AAATTGGCTTGAATCCACGGAACCCAGAAGCTGTCATTGATGTGATTCCACCCAAGAGTGTAAAGCTGCAGTGGGGTTTACCTGAGGTCCCGTACCACTTCATTTCCAG ATCTGAACTGGATAACTGTCCCAGCAACAGTACCTGTGATGTCATCGGCCTAGTCTCGTTTGTAGGACGCTGTGAGCGGATCAGGAACAAGGGCAACACAG tcccTGAGAAATACTGGACGTATCGCTGGGTTCATGCCATAGACGGAACCTCAGACTGCCCATTTGTTCTGGAGATATTTGCTTCATCGCAGCCTGAGATATTTAGTGGGATTTATCCAA TGACGTACCTGGTGTGCACTCAGATGAGGGTGTGCCGACCCACGGGCTCCACCGTGGTCTACCTCACCAGTTCCACCGAGACCCAGATATTCACCACTG GCTACCACAAGGGCCAGCCGTACGTGCGCAGTCCCGCGGTAAAGGCCTTCATCCAGTGGACCAAGACCCTGAAGGAAAGCGAGGTCCTGAAGAAGACGGTCATCGGCGGACATTACTGCttcccccccgcgcccccggTCTTCACCCAGGACATCACCGATGGCTCCG ctgaggTTCCTGTAGTTCCTGCAGGcaagctgcaggaggagctaGAGAGCTTGCAGTACCGAGAGCACAAGCGGGTGGCTATTCAGGGCCAGATCACAGCTGTGCAGTATGTGCCATGGCCTGAGGAAGAACAGGCTTCTTTACAGCCCCCTGAACAG GTCGCCCCAGAGAGCGCCGACGTCAGCAGGTCTCTGCCCCcagaggatcatgggattgGTACGGCGACCGAGATCCCGGCGGGCAGCGGCACGCAGCCTGCCGACGCGGTCCCCTCGCCGCGGAAACGCAAAAGAAATCAGCGGGCGAAGAG AGAGCTCAGGCGGCGATACGCAACGCGATCCGTGGTGCTGCGGGAGAG CGAATCCGGACAAAACCGTACAGAGGAGGAGCTCCTTGAGGAGGAGAGGCAAGATTCAGaaccggaggaggaggaggaggaggaggaggaggaggaagcacgGGGGGAGGAAGACCAAGCCTCTGGCCACGAACGCCAGAATACCACAG GTGCCCTACTCAGTACAGACACCCAGGCACAGCTGGTGGATGACCgtcccagtgcattgtgggaaagcaGCGCATGGACATTGCTGAGAGCGGACTTGCAGGAACATTTACGTTTTGGTGGCCTGGAGCCTGAGAGCATTCCACGCAGATTCAGCTATGAGGACCGAGAGTACCTTCTGCACAAAACCGGCCTTCACCCAGCCAAGTGGACCGTGGATGACTTCCACCCCAACCAAGATTTAAACAGATACCCTCCAGTGGCCTACAAAGGCCATTTCAGAATCACGATCCTGG GCATAAACCAGCAGGCGGCCATCGACGCGCTGTTCGTGCCAGTGCTGTCTCCTGAAGACCCCCGGAGCGTCGGACTGCCGCGAGATCCCCACGACAACACGCTGGTCTCCTGCCTCTCCACAGGATCAGTCAGCCCCATCGGCCGCCCTGCGGACGGGGGCCAGCCCGCCCTCCCCGACTCAG GTGATGTCATACGCACAGCAGCCGAGCTGGAGGGCATGCATGCCGTGTGCATCCTTGACTTCTGTCACCTAGGAGGGCAGAAGGTGGAGGTCTTCCTCAACAAGATGTACAAGATGACCGACGTCGCATTGGTGTAG